Genomic DNA from Haloarcula marina:
TCGAGAGCGCCGCCGAGAATCTCGCCGACGGACTGGTCGCCTCGCTCGGCGCGTTCGCGCTCGGGGCGGTGTTCGCACCGCTCGTTGGCCTCCCGGCGCTCCCCGTCGCGGCCGGTGCGGCCGCGTGGGTGAAGGCCGTCAACACGATGGACTCGATGCTCGGGTATCGGACGAAACGGGTCGGGACGCCCGCGGCCCGACTCGACGACGCCGTGATGTGGATTCCCGCGCGAGTGAGCGCGGCCCTGCTCGCCGTCGCCTTGGCCGCGCCGGGGTCGCTGACCGAGGCCCGCCGCTGGTTGGTCGCCGTCCCCTCGCCGAACTCCGGGTGGCCGATGGGCGTCGCCGCCGCCGCGCTTGGCGTCAGACTGGAGAAGCCCAGCGTGTACGTCCTCAACCCCGATGCGTCGCTCCCGGACGTCGAGACGGCACAGCGCGGGGTCCGCGGAGTGGGCGTTGCGGGCCTTCTCGCGTACGCGCTCGCGGGGGTGGCGACGTGGTTCTGATTCTGCACGCCCTTCGCGGCGCGCTGGGCTTTTTCTCGCGCCTGCCGGTCGGTCACAGCGAGCGCGCGTGGGAGGCGTTCACGACCAGTCCGACGGCGTTTCCCCTCGCGGGCTACGTGGTCGGCGGACTAGTCGCCGTTCCGTTTCTCGCCGCCGACCTCCTCCCCGCGCCGGTGGTCGCGGCAGGCTATCTGGTCGCGCTGGTCGTCGTCACCGGCGTCAACCACTTCGACGGCCTCGCCGACCTCGGCGACGCCGCCGTCGTTCACGGCCCGCCGAACAAACGACGGGAGGTGATGCGGGATACGACCGTCGGCGTCGGCGCGGTGCTCGCGCTCGTGACGGTCCTGCTCGCGCTCGCGCTGGCGGCGCTCGCGGTGGCCGGACTGCCGCCACGCGGAGCCGTCGCCGTCGTTCTCGCGGCCGAAGTCGGCGCGAAACTCGCGATGGCGACGCTGG
This window encodes:
- the cbiB gene encoding adenosylcobinamide-phosphate synthase CbiB codes for the protein MLSTGAVVVAAALEAAVGEPPTRFHPVAWFGSLVAPLDREWARPLAVGAVGAATLPVLAAGVVAAFVAAAASVSTLLGVLAAGVALFLTTSLRRLLEAAQSVVADSESDAAAARDGLLALAGRDASALSPGLLRSAAVESAAENLADGLVASLGAFALGAVFAPLVGLPALPVAAGAAAWVKAVNTMDSMLGYRTKRVGTPAARLDDAVMWIPARVSAALLAVALAAPGSLTEARRWLVAVPSPNSGWPMGVAAAALGVRLEKPSVYVLNPDASLPDVETAQRGVRGVGVAGLLAYALAGVATWF
- the cobS gene encoding adenosylcobinamide-GDP ribazoletransferase, with amino-acid sequence MILHALRGALGFFSRLPVGHSERAWEAFTTSPTAFPLAGYVVGGLVAVPFLAADLLPAPVVAAGYLVALVVVTGVNHFDGLADLGDAAVVHGPPNKRREVMRDTTVGVGAVLALVTVLLALALAALAVAGLPPRGAVAVVLAAEVGAKLAMATLACLGRPSHEGFGSRILAGTRTRDLGWPVAVAVPAALLAAPATAVAVAVALLVAVVLGSWADRTLGGVGGDVFGAANELARVAALYAAVVAWTLFGGGFPWTL